From the Streptomyces pluripotens genome, one window contains:
- a CDS encoding MFS transporter translates to MTDVLRRGRASLAFSFFAQGVAFALLVTRIPAIQDRYAISDALLPVFLAAVPVLAGAGSVATEQLVRRLRPSRLLRWSQPVVLLALLGVGAGGEGRVAALGVALGAFGLAVGVLDASMNMLGVSLQRTYGRSIMLSFHAAYSLGGIVGASLAWAGAHWQLALWVSYLPVVVVLLPATLVGSRWYVDGGAAAGGTPGGTVGEGEAPGGGGTVVFRLLLPLCLVMTFTYIGDSTVSNWSAKYLKDVLGSSEQMATLPYNVYMVTTLVGRAIGDLGVRRFGAVAFVRLGALVAAGGFVVVAVAPGAWVGMLGFTLLGLGLCVIVPQTFAAAGRLFPGASDAAVARLNIFNYVGFLVGSPLVGALGDAWSYRWAMLVPMALVLVTLGYARSFAAQPARYGGGHERPRTVDVGPGSSGL, encoded by the coding sequence ATGACTGATGTGCTGCGGCGCGGTAGGGCCTCGCTGGCGTTCAGCTTCTTCGCCCAGGGAGTCGCCTTCGCCCTCCTGGTGACACGTATTCCCGCCATCCAGGACCGGTACGCGATCTCCGACGCGCTGCTGCCGGTTTTCCTGGCCGCCGTACCGGTCCTCGCCGGTGCCGGCAGTGTGGCCACCGAGCAGCTGGTGCGGCGGCTGCGGCCCAGTCGGCTGCTGCGCTGGTCGCAGCCCGTGGTGCTGCTGGCGCTGCTCGGCGTGGGCGCCGGCGGGGAGGGGCGGGTGGCCGCGCTGGGAGTGGCGTTGGGCGCCTTCGGGCTGGCCGTGGGTGTGCTGGACGCCTCCATGAACATGCTCGGGGTCAGCCTGCAGCGGACGTACGGGCGCAGCATCATGCTCAGCTTCCACGCCGCCTACAGTCTGGGCGGGATCGTGGGTGCCTCGTTGGCCTGGGCCGGGGCGCACTGGCAGCTCGCGCTGTGGGTGTCGTACCTGCCGGTGGTGGTCGTGCTGCTGCCGGCGACGCTGGTGGGCAGCCGGTGGTACGTCGACGGGGGCGCCGCGGCCGGCGGCACGCCGGGGGGGACGGTCGGCGAGGGGGAGGCACCAGGCGGGGGCGGGACCGTGGTCTTCCGGCTGCTGTTGCCGTTGTGCCTGGTCATGACCTTCACCTACATCGGGGACTCGACCGTCTCCAACTGGAGCGCCAAGTACCTCAAGGACGTGCTGGGCAGCTCGGAGCAGATGGCGACCCTGCCCTACAACGTGTACATGGTGACCACGTTGGTGGGGCGGGCCATCGGGGACCTCGGGGTGCGCCGGTTCGGGGCGGTGGCCTTCGTGCGGCTGGGCGCGCTGGTGGCGGCCGGGGGGTTCGTGGTGGTGGCGGTGGCGCCCGGTGCATGGGTCGGGATGCTCGGGTTCACCCTGCTGGGGCTGGGACTGTGCGTGATCGTGCCACAGACGTTCGCGGCTGCGGGGAGGTTGTTCCCGGGGGCCTCCGACGCGGCCGTCGCACGGTTGAACATCTTCAACTACGTGGGTTTCCTCGTGGGTTCGCCGTTGGTGGGGGCCCTCGGGGACGCCTGGAGCTACCGCTGGGCCATGCTGGTGCCGATGGCGTTGGTACTGGTGACGTTGGGGTACGCCAGGTCGTTCGCGGCTCAACCGGCCCGATACGGTGGCGGGCATGAGCGGCCGCGCACAGTTGATGTGGGACCAGGCAGTAGCGGACTATGA
- a CDS encoding VC0807 family protein: MTKNAGNHSRSKQLKQNPSVLDNFKPLLVDVAVPLGSYYLVKDAFGLSTFAALVWSSVLPAARTVWSLVKERRTNALAGLILVVNVVSLLLSFVSGDPRLMLAKDGGVSSTIALGILVSVWRGRPMMTAGMKPFLVKGDTAKEAAWQRLASGAAARSAAFRRKESAFSVVWGVALLAECVARVVGAYTVPVDTMVWLGSVFLVVAMVIGFVVGGGLVVAPMERMLAAEVEAGATERPARPVQCARAVAI; the protein is encoded by the coding sequence ATGACGAAGAACGCGGGGAACCACAGCCGTAGCAAGCAGCTGAAGCAGAACCCAAGCGTGCTGGACAACTTCAAGCCGCTGCTGGTCGATGTGGCGGTTCCGCTCGGCTCGTACTACCTCGTCAAGGACGCCTTCGGCCTGAGCACCTTTGCGGCGCTCGTCTGGAGCAGCGTACTGCCGGCCGCGCGCACCGTGTGGAGTCTGGTCAAGGAACGGCGCACCAACGCGCTGGCGGGACTCATCCTGGTGGTGAACGTCGTCTCGCTGCTGCTGAGCTTCGTCTCCGGGGACCCGAGGCTGATGCTCGCCAAGGACGGCGGGGTCAGCAGCACCATCGCCCTCGGCATCCTGGTGTCGGTGTGGCGCGGGAGGCCGATGATGACGGCCGGCATGAAGCCCTTCCTCGTGAAGGGGGACACGGCCAAGGAAGCCGCCTGGCAGCGGCTCGCCTCCGGTGCTGCAGCCCGGTCCGCGGCCTTCCGGCGCAAGGAGAGCGCGTTCTCCGTCGTCTGGGGTGTGGCACTGCTCGCCGAGTGTGTCGCGCGGGTCGTGGGCGCCTACACCGTCCCCGTGGACACGATGGTCTGGCTCGGCTCGGTCTTCCTGGTCGTCGCCATGGTGATCGGCTTCGTGGTCGGTGGTGGGCTGGTCGTGGCACCGATGGAGCGGATGCTGGCCGCTGAGGTCGAGGCCGGTGCGACCGAACGGCCCGCGCGGCCCGTGCAGTGCGCACGCGCCGTTGCCATCTGA
- a CDS encoding HAD family hydrolase: protein MRYELIIFDNDGVLVDSEPLSNRHLAAYLTELGHPTSYEESVRDYMGSAMHRIHELVLERTGRRLPEDFDDVFHARVFAAFEQELRPVPGATGVLKELAADQVLYCVASSGSHERIRVGHRTTGLDQWFTRERIFSSEDVGRGKPAPDLFLYAAERMGVAPERCAVVEDSPLGVQAAVAAGMDVYGFTAMTPAEKLAGANQLFSTMGELPDLLI from the coding sequence ATGCGCTACGAGCTGATCATTTTTGACAACGACGGGGTCCTCGTCGACAGCGAGCCTCTTTCCAACCGCCATCTGGCCGCCTATCTGACCGAACTGGGCCATCCGACCTCGTACGAGGAGTCCGTCCGGGACTACATGGGGTCCGCGATGCACCGGATTCATGAACTGGTGCTGGAGCGGACGGGCCGGCGACTGCCCGAGGACTTCGACGACGTCTTCCACGCACGCGTGTTCGCCGCGTTCGAGCAGGAGCTGCGGCCCGTGCCCGGAGCGACCGGCGTGCTCAAGGAGTTGGCCGCGGACCAGGTGCTCTACTGCGTGGCCTCCTCCGGGAGCCACGAGCGGATCAGGGTCGGGCACCGGACCACGGGACTCGACCAGTGGTTCACACGGGAGAGGATCTTCAGCTCGGAAGACGTGGGACGGGGGAAGCCCGCCCCCGATCTCTTCCTGTATGCGGCCGAACGCATGGGAGTCGCTCCCGAGCGGTGTGCTGTCGTGGAGGACTCTCCGCTGGGCGTCCAGGCGGCCGTGGCGGCAGGGATGGACGTGTACGGGTTCACCGCGATGACGCCGGCGGAGAAGCTCGCCGGGGCGAACCAACTCTTCTCCACCATGGGTGAGTTGCCTGACCTGCTGATATGA
- the trpS gene encoding tryptophan--tRNA ligase, translating to MTRVFSGIKPTGHVTLGNYLGAMRHWAEVDQHRADSLFCIVDLHALTVDHDPARVRRLSRQAATLLLATGLDPEVCTVFLQSHVDEHTRLSYLLECVASDGEMRRMIQYKEKSARERERGGSMRLSLLTYPALMAADILAYGTDEVPVGDDQTQHVELTRDLAVRFNQRYGHTFTVPRAARPGVAARVMNLQDPTSKMGKSDDSGPGIVYLLDEPDVVRKKIMRAVTDSGRDVEYDRETSPGVTNLLEILAACTGGDPRALAGAYESYGALKEDTAEAVVEVLGTVQARHRELCADPTQVEGVLRQGAEKARAMARPTVDAAYRAIGLLPPVFDTALNAAGR from the coding sequence ATGACTCGGGTCTTCAGTGGCATCAAGCCGACCGGACACGTGACCCTGGGGAACTACCTGGGGGCCATGCGGCACTGGGCAGAAGTGGACCAGCACCGGGCGGACTCGCTGTTCTGCATCGTGGACCTGCACGCGCTGACCGTGGACCACGATCCGGCGCGGGTGCGCAGGCTCAGCCGGCAGGCCGCGACGCTGCTGCTCGCGACCGGGCTCGACCCGGAGGTGTGCACCGTCTTCCTACAGAGCCACGTCGACGAACACACCCGGTTGTCGTACCTGCTGGAGTGCGTGGCGAGCGACGGCGAGATGCGGCGGATGATCCAGTACAAGGAGAAGTCCGCGCGGGAACGTGAGCGCGGTGGGAGCATGCGGCTGTCGCTGCTGACCTATCCGGCGCTGATGGCGGCGGACATCCTGGCGTACGGCACGGACGAAGTCCCCGTGGGGGACGACCAAACACAGCACGTGGAGTTGACCCGGGATCTGGCGGTGCGGTTCAACCAGCGCTACGGGCACACGTTCACCGTGCCCAGGGCAGCGCGTCCTGGGGTTGCGGCGCGGGTGATGAATCTGCAGGACCCGACGTCCAAGATGGGGAAGTCGGACGACTCGGGTCCGGGGATCGTCTACCTGCTGGACGAGCCGGACGTGGTGCGGAAGAAGATCATGCGGGCGGTGACCGACAGCGGGCGGGACGTCGAATACGACCGGGAGACGAGCCCCGGCGTGACGAACCTGCTGGAGATCCTCGCGGCGTGCACGGGCGGCGATCCAAGAGCGCTGGCCGGTGCGTACGAGTCGTACGGTGCTTTGAAGGAGGACACCGCGGAGGCCGTGGTCGAGGTTCTCGGGACCGTGCAGGCCAGGCACCGGGAGTTGTGTGCCGATCCCACCCAGGTGGAGGGGGTGCTCCGGCAGGGTGCGGAGAAGGCCCGGGCGATGGCGCGACCGACCGTCGACGCCGCGTACCGGGCGATCGGGTTGCTGCCGCCGGTGTTCGATACGGCGCTGAACGCAGCCGGCCGCTGA
- the proC gene encoding pyrroline-5-carboxylate reductase: MSQKVAVLGTGKIGEALLSGMIRAGWAAADLLVTARRPDRAEELRSRYGVTPVSNTEAAKTADTLILTVKPQDMGTLLDELAPHVPADRLVISGAAGIPTSFFEERLAAGTPVVRVMTNTPALVDEAMSVISAGSHATAEHLAHAEEIFGAVGKTLRVPENQQDACTALSGSGPAYFFYLVEAMTDAGILLGLPRDKAHDLIVQSAIGAAVMLRDSGEHPVRLRENVTSPAGTTISAIRELENHGVRAALIAALEAARDRSRELASGKKD, from the coding sequence ATGAGCCAGAAAGTCGCAGTCCTCGGCACCGGCAAGATCGGCGAAGCCCTGCTCAGCGGAATGATCCGGGCCGGCTGGGCAGCCGCCGACCTCCTGGTCACCGCCCGCCGTCCCGATCGGGCCGAAGAACTCCGCTCCCGCTACGGAGTCACCCCGGTCAGCAACACCGAGGCCGCCAAGACCGCGGACACCTTGATCCTCACGGTCAAACCGCAGGACATGGGCACCCTCCTGGACGAGCTCGCCCCGCACGTCCCCGCCGACCGACTGGTCATCAGCGGGGCCGCCGGCATCCCCACCTCCTTCTTCGAGGAGCGCCTGGCCGCGGGCACCCCAGTCGTCCGAGTCATGACGAACACGCCCGCCCTCGTCGATGAGGCCATGTCGGTCATCTCCGCCGGCAGTCATGCCACCGCCGAACACCTGGCCCACGCCGAAGAGATCTTCGGCGCCGTCGGCAAGACCCTGCGCGTCCCCGAGAACCAGCAGGACGCTTGTACCGCCCTGTCCGGCTCCGGCCCGGCGTACTTCTTCTACCTGGTTGAGGCCATGACCGACGCGGGCATCCTGCTCGGCCTGCCCCGCGACAAGGCCCATGACCTCATCGTCCAGTCAGCCATCGGTGCCGCCGTGATGCTCCGCGACAGCGGCGAACACCCCGTCCGGCTCAGGGAGAACGTCACCTCCCCGGCCGGTACGACGATCAGCGCCATCCGCGAACTGGAGAACCACGGCGTCCGGGCCGCGCTCATCGCCGCCCTCGAAGCCGCCCGGGACCGCAGCCGCGAACTCGCCTCCGGCAAGAAGGACTGA
- a CDS encoding ABC transporter permease yields MNTTAPARAHVPASTRAFSGARTVATAARVLRQLRHDPRTIALMILVPCLMLVLLRYVFDASPRTFDNIGASLLGIFPLITMFLVTSIATLRERTSGTLERLLAMPLGKADLIAGYALAFGAVAVVQSALATGLALWVLGLDVTGSPWLLLLVALLDALLGTALGLFVSAFAASEFQAVQFMPAVIFPQLLLCGLFTARSNMHPVLEAISDVLPMSYAVDGMNEVMHHADMTTIFVRDVLIVAGCAVLVLALGAATLRRRTP; encoded by the coding sequence ATGAACACGACCGCCCCCGCACGCGCGCACGTACCCGCCTCCACCCGGGCGTTCAGCGGTGCGCGCACCGTCGCCACGGCCGCCCGTGTCCTGCGTCAGCTCCGCCACGACCCGCGCACCATCGCGCTGATGATCCTCGTCCCCTGTCTGATGCTGGTCCTGCTGCGCTACGTCTTCGACGCCAGCCCCCGCACGTTCGACAACATCGGCGCCTCGCTGCTCGGCATCTTCCCGCTGATCACGATGTTCCTGGTCACCTCCATCGCCACCCTGCGCGAGCGCACCTCCGGCACCCTGGAACGCCTCCTCGCCATGCCCCTCGGCAAGGCCGACCTCATCGCCGGCTACGCCCTGGCCTTCGGCGCCGTCGCCGTCGTGCAGTCGGCCCTCGCCACCGGACTGGCGCTGTGGGTGCTCGGCCTCGACGTCACCGGGTCCCCTTGGCTGCTCCTGCTCGTCGCCCTCCTCGACGCCCTGCTCGGCACGGCCCTCGGCCTCTTCGTCTCGGCCTTCGCGGCATCGGAGTTCCAGGCGGTCCAGTTCATGCCCGCGGTGATCTTCCCCCAGCTCCTGCTCTGCGGCCTGTTCACCGCCCGGTCCAACATGCACCCGGTCCTGGAGGCCATCTCCGACGTCCTGCCGATGTCCTACGCCGTCGACGGCATGAACGAGGTCATGCACCACGCCGACATGACGACGATCTTCGTGCGTGACGTCCTGATCGTGGCCGGCTGTGCAGTGCTGGTGCTGGCGCTGGGTGCGGCGACCCTCAGGCGCCGCACGCCGTAG
- a CDS encoding ABC transporter ATP-binding protein has protein sequence MMNYAPDPPDTASAPAVQADDLTVVRGSRRVLRHLRFTVPPGQITGLLGPSGCGKSTLMRSVVGTQAKVTGTLNVLGRPAGHPTLRSRIGYVTQAPSVYDDLTVRQNLEYFAAILDPGRAAAERRRELVTRAIADVDLTSHAEALAGNLSGGQRNRVSLAVALLGTPELLVLDEPTVGLDPVLRRDLWDLFHELAATRGATLLISSHVMDEAERCHRLLLMREGEILADDTPDALRSRTGSDTVEAAFLHLVDQAVTADRAKESTR, from the coding sequence ATGATGAATTACGCGCCGGATCCGCCCGACACGGCCTCCGCCCCCGCGGTGCAGGCCGATGACCTCACCGTCGTCCGTGGTTCCCGAAGGGTCCTGCGCCACCTCCGCTTCACCGTCCCGCCCGGCCAGATCACCGGCCTGCTCGGGCCCTCCGGCTGCGGCAAGTCCACGCTCATGCGTTCCGTCGTCGGCACCCAGGCCAAGGTCACCGGCACCCTGAACGTCCTCGGCCGCCCGGCCGGCCACCCCACCCTGCGCAGCCGCATCGGTTACGTCACCCAGGCCCCGTCCGTCTACGACGACCTGACCGTCCGCCAGAACCTGGAGTACTTCGCCGCGATCCTCGACCCCGGCCGCGCGGCAGCCGAGCGCCGCCGCGAACTCGTCACCCGGGCCATCGCCGACGTCGACCTCACCAGTCACGCCGAGGCACTCGCGGGCAACCTCTCCGGCGGACAGCGCAACCGCGTCTCCCTCGCCGTAGCCCTCCTCGGCACTCCCGAACTCCTCGTCCTCGACGAACCGACCGTCGGCCTCGACCCCGTCCTGCGCCGCGATCTGTGGGACCTCTTCCACGAACTCGCCGCCACTCGCGGCGCCACCCTCCTCATCTCCTCGCACGTCATGGACGAGGCCGAGCGCTGCCACCGCCTCCTCCTCATGCGCGAGGGCGAGATCCTCGCCGACGACACTCCGGACGCCCTGCGCTCCCGCACCGGAAGCGACACGGTCGAGGCCGCCTTCCTGCACCTCGTCGACCAGGCCGTCACGGCGGACCGCGCCAAGGAGAGCACCCGATGA
- a CDS encoding class I SAM-dependent methyltransferase, with the protein MTTTTELFEPEPPSTAARARSFDSAAAQYAANRPSYPSALFDAVEDLAGRSLSGASVVDVGAGTGIATTLLHARGADVLAVEPGPGMAAEFRRGLPHIPLVRGNGNALPVADGQADFLTYAQAWHWTDPAHSVPEALRVLRPGGALALWWNTEALDVDWIAAEADRTARFFGVDGATEKRRAGGITDRADPSGRLAFTRREIRWSRRVPVDTHLANIGSHSLFLVTAQDRGAAFLQEERAHLLEVFPDGIVEETYDVLLLVATRP; encoded by the coding sequence ATGACCACGACGACCGAACTGTTCGAGCCGGAACCGCCCTCGACCGCCGCCCGCGCCCGCTCCTTCGACTCCGCCGCCGCCCAGTACGCCGCGAACCGCCCCTCCTACCCCTCTGCCCTCTTCGATGCCGTCGAGGACCTGGCTGGCCGTTCCCTGTCCGGCGCCTCGGTCGTGGACGTCGGCGCCGGCACCGGCATCGCGACCACCCTCCTGCACGCTCGCGGTGCCGACGTCCTCGCGGTTGAACCCGGTCCGGGCATGGCCGCCGAGTTCCGTCGCGGACTGCCGCACATCCCCCTCGTCCGGGGCAACGGCAACGCCCTGCCGGTCGCCGACGGCCAAGCCGACTTCCTCACCTACGCCCAGGCCTGGCACTGGACCGACCCCGCCCACTCGGTTCCGGAAGCGCTGCGCGTGCTGCGGCCGGGCGGTGCACTGGCGTTGTGGTGGAACACCGAGGCCCTCGACGTCGACTGGATCGCCGCGGAGGCCGACCGCACCGCTCGCTTCTTCGGCGTGGACGGCGCCACCGAGAAACGCCGGGCAGGAGGGATCACCGACCGGGCCGATCCCAGCGGACGCCTCGCCTTCACCCGGCGCGAGATCCGCTGGAGCCGCCGGGTCCCGGTCGACACCCACCTCGCCAACATCGGCAGCCACTCCCTCTTCCTCGTCACCGCGCAGGACCGCGGGGCCGCGTTCCTGCAAGAGGAGCGCGCCCACCTGTTGGAGGTCTTCCCGGACGGCATCGTGGAGGAGACGTACGACGTGCTCCTGCTCGTCGCCACCAGGCCCTGA
- a CDS encoding SH3 domain-containing protein, which produces MSVERAGDVHSGAESRGETAAAQSMALSYYSVAPGVRLHVRSGPGTGYDILYVLPEGAKVAIYCQTSGTTVTGPYGTSRVWDNIGNGQYVSDAYVYTGSDGYVAPRCG; this is translated from the coding sequence ATGTCCGTTGAGCGTGCCGGAGATGTCCACAGCGGTGCGGAGAGCAGGGGTGAGACCGCGGCGGCCCAGTCCATGGCCCTGAGTTACTACTCGGTCGCCCCCGGCGTCCGACTGCACGTCCGCAGCGGCCCCGGCACCGGCTACGACATCCTGTACGTCCTGCCCGAGGGCGCGAAGGTCGCGATCTACTGCCAGACATCGGGTACGACGGTCACCGGCCCGTACGGCACGTCCCGGGTCTGGGACAACATCGGCAACGGCCAGTACGTCTCCGACGCCTACGTGTACACGGGCAGCGATGGCTACGTCGCCCCGCGTTGCGGCTGA
- a CDS encoding serine/threonine-protein kinase produces the protein MTPQRNIGAGAEAERPEYAGHYRLESCLGSGGMGVVHLARSTSGRKLAVKVVHAEFARNPEFRGRFRQEVAAARRVSGAFTASVVDADPESGRPWMATLYIPGPTLSEHVKRNGTMNVPQVRRLMAGLAEALRDIHRVGVVHRDLKPSNVLLSEDGPKVIDFGISRPKDSELRTETGKLIGTPPFMAPEQFRRPREVGPEADVFALGSVMVHAATGRGPFDADSPYIVAYQVVHDEPDLTGVPETLAPLVRHCLAKDPADRPTPDELMRELRSVAASYDTQAFIPAQRPGDGPAPETAGVQGENRGEGGGQAEGKGKGKGKGKGKGKGEGEEQEQEQEQRAGKPSRGRAGRKAALVVGGLGLVVSGAFASIRSLSGDAHPPPKASDARTEAVAFTAWRAKAVGKEAGMPQCSYGAGKLFCARPGVVFALSPVDGRLLWRHSTTTGITSAPPVFSGGLVQPCTGGDPRLRALDPDSGRTVWERQLPTGTTARCVGGMVLLSDPDGTVTGVDSATGDTKWHRGFPGQGAPAFGSFPGDSKAYAARVSADGSSTQVTAVDPRTGEMRWDARLSGRLQPFGIEDGTVFFLSVDRVYGEAKAVVRYDPTTGATRRVTLPVALADAHATVRGNTVHILAFGGSLEAVDMATGRRLWHLETSVSRGSPPVTDGRLVYFTAGDGRLLAVDARKGTLVGQTRALLGADSDRVPGAPAKPVVVGDRVYATAPDGTVFCVDGRTPSAW, from the coding sequence ATGACGCCACAGCGCAACATCGGGGCGGGCGCAGAAGCGGAACGTCCCGAGTACGCCGGCCACTACCGTCTGGAGTCATGCCTGGGGTCGGGCGGCATGGGCGTGGTGCACCTGGCTCGAAGCACCTCGGGAAGGAAGCTCGCGGTCAAGGTCGTGCATGCCGAGTTCGCCAGGAACCCCGAGTTCAGGGGCCGTTTCCGGCAGGAGGTGGCTGCCGCCCGGCGAGTGAGCGGTGCCTTCACCGCGTCCGTCGTGGATGCCGACCCCGAGTCTGGGCGGCCCTGGATGGCCACGCTGTACATCCCCGGGCCGACGCTCTCCGAGCACGTCAAGCGGAACGGGACCATGAACGTTCCCCAGGTGCGGCGGCTGATGGCCGGGCTGGCGGAGGCGCTGCGGGACATCCACCGTGTGGGGGTCGTGCACCGGGATCTGAAGCCGAGCAACGTGCTCCTCTCGGAGGACGGGCCGAAGGTCATCGACTTCGGCATCTCCCGGCCGAAGGACAGCGAACTGCGCACCGAGACCGGCAAGCTGATCGGTACGCCGCCCTTCATGGCACCCGAGCAGTTCCGACGACCGCGGGAGGTGGGCCCGGAGGCGGACGTCTTCGCGCTCGGTTCCGTGATGGTGCACGCGGCCACCGGGCGCGGGCCGTTCGACGCCGACAGCCCGTACATCGTCGCCTACCAGGTGGTGCACGACGAACCGGACCTCACCGGGGTACCGGAGACGCTCGCACCGCTGGTGCGGCACTGCCTCGCCAAGGATCCCGCGGACCGGCCAACCCCCGACGAGCTGATGCGGGAGTTGCGCTCGGTGGCGGCCTCCTATGACACGCAGGCATTCATACCGGCACAGCGGCCGGGTGACGGCCCGGCTCCGGAGACCGCCGGTGTGCAGGGAGAGAACAGGGGCGAGGGCGGCGGCCAGGCCGAGGGGAAAGGGAAGGGGAAGGGGAAGGGGAAGGGGAAGGGGAAGGGCGAGGGCGAGGAACAGGAACAGGAACAGGAACAGCGCGCGGGGAAGCCGTCGCGGGGGCGAGCGGGCAGGAAGGCCGCGCTAGTGGTCGGGGGGCTCGGTCTCGTCGTGTCCGGTGCGTTCGCCTCGATCCGGTCCCTCAGCGGGGACGCGCACCCGCCACCGAAGGCGTCCGACGCGCGCACCGAGGCGGTCGCCTTCACCGCCTGGCGGGCGAAGGCCGTGGGCAAGGAAGCGGGGATGCCTCAGTGCTCTTACGGTGCGGGAAAATTGTTCTGCGCGCGGCCCGGAGTGGTCTTCGCCCTCTCTCCCGTCGACGGACGGCTGCTCTGGCGGCACTCCACGACCACCGGGATCACGAGCGCACCGCCGGTCTTCTCGGGTGGTCTGGTGCAGCCCTGCACCGGCGGCGACCCACGACTGAGGGCACTCGATCCGGACTCGGGCCGGACCGTCTGGGAGCGGCAGCTGCCGACGGGTACGACGGCCCGGTGCGTCGGCGGCATGGTCCTGCTCAGCGATCCCGATGGAACGGTCACCGGAGTGGACAGCGCCACCGGAGACACGAAGTGGCACCGTGGGTTCCCCGGCCAGGGCGCGCCGGCCTTCGGATCCTTCCCGGGGGACTCGAAGGCGTACGCGGCCCGGGTGTCCGCCGACGGATCGAGTACGCAGGTGACCGCCGTCGACCCGCGCACGGGCGAGATGCGATGGGACGCCCGGCTGAGCGGCCGGCTGCAGCCGTTCGGCATCGAGGACGGAACCGTCTTCTTCCTCTCCGTCGACAGAGTCTACGGAGAGGCGAAGGCCGTCGTCCGCTACGACCCGACGACCGGGGCGACGCGACGCGTCACGCTGCCCGTCGCGCTCGCGGACGCCCATGCCACCGTGCGGGGGAACACCGTCCACATCCTGGCCTTCGGCGGCTCGCTGGAAGCCGTGGACATGGCCACCGGCAGGCGGCTGTGGCACCTGGAGACCTCCGTGAGCCGCGGTTCACCGCCGGTCACGGACGGCAGGCTCGTTTACTTCACCGCCGGTGACGGACGTCTCCTCGCCGTCGACGCCCGCAAGGGGACGCTGGTCGGGCAGACCCGCGCGCTCCTGGGGGCGGACTCGGACCGGGTCCCGGGAGCACCCGCCAAACCGGTGGTCGTCGGTGACCGCGTCTACGCCACCGCCCCCGACGGCACCGTCTTCTGCGTGGACGGCCGCACCCCGTCGGCCTGGTGA